A single genomic interval of Nocardioides palaemonis harbors:
- a CDS encoding 2-hydroxyacid dehydrogenase has translation MKAVLSSRTLAGAVGPVDGVEIEVWNGDGPPPEGDVDLWVPHYATRPDVIDQGHRLQGLQVVQLQSAGYDGVAERLPAGITLCNAAGVHDDATAEHAVGLVLGSLRGIPEAVRAHGHWEPMPGRRSLADARVLVLGYGSIGRALVERLLPMKARVTAVASRERDDDLVGRVRSTDDLAALLPEQDVVVALVPLVDATRGILGEEAFALLPDGALVVNVARGAVVDTDAVLRHAGRLRFALDVTDPEPLPDGHPLWDAPGVLVTPHVAGGTTAMLPRISALVRDQLRRRVAGEALVNVVMP, from the coding sequence GTGAAGGCGGTCCTGTCCAGCCGGACCCTCGCCGGCGCGGTCGGCCCGGTCGACGGCGTTGAGATCGAGGTGTGGAACGGCGACGGGCCGCCGCCCGAGGGCGACGTGGACCTGTGGGTGCCGCACTACGCCACCCGGCCCGACGTCATCGACCAGGGACACCGGCTGCAGGGGCTGCAGGTCGTGCAGCTGCAGAGCGCCGGCTACGACGGCGTGGCCGAGCGGCTGCCGGCGGGCATCACCCTGTGCAACGCCGCCGGCGTCCACGACGACGCGACCGCCGAGCACGCCGTCGGGCTGGTCCTCGGCAGCCTGCGCGGCATCCCGGAGGCGGTCCGCGCCCACGGCCACTGGGAGCCGATGCCCGGACGTCGGTCGCTGGCGGACGCGCGGGTCCTCGTCCTGGGCTACGGATCGATCGGCCGCGCCCTCGTCGAGCGGCTGCTGCCGATGAAGGCACGGGTCACCGCGGTCGCCTCCCGCGAGCGCGACGACGACCTCGTCGGGCGCGTGCGCAGCACCGACGACCTTGCCGCGCTGCTGCCGGAGCAGGACGTCGTCGTCGCGCTGGTCCCGCTCGTCGACGCGACGCGCGGCATCCTCGGCGAGGAGGCGTTCGCCCTGCTCCCCGACGGGGCCCTCGTCGTCAACGTCGCGCGCGGAGCGGTCGTCGACACCGACGCGGTGCTCCGCCACGCGGGCCGGCTGCGCTTCGCCCTCGACGTCACCGACCCCGAGCCGCTCCCCGACGGCCACCCGCTCTGGGACGCTCCCGGCGTGCTGGTCACGCCCCACGTCGCGGGCGGCACCACGGCGATGCTCCCGCGGATCTCCGCGCTGGTGCGCGACCAGCTGCGCCGCCGGGTCGCCGGCGAGGCACTGGTCAACGTCGTCATGCCCTAG
- a CDS encoding alpha/beta hydrolase family protein has protein sequence MSDEATAGTERITYGDDPSQWVDLHTPSGASRGLVVVVHGGFWKAQYGADYGAPLAQDLAARGWTAANVEYRRVGNGGGFPETLDDVHAAIGAVADGASGPVVTLGHSAGGHLATWAAARGRFDRWAGGPALTHVVSQAGVVDLRAAVRDHLGTDAALAFLGEPSEEAYAQADPMTQVPLDVPVWAVHARDDDTVPFSQSEDYVAAATGAGAEATLVEVEGGHFGVIDTGSSAWAACVEVLDGIG, from the coding sequence GTGAGCGACGAGGCGACGGCCGGGACCGAGCGGATCACCTACGGCGACGACCCCAGCCAGTGGGTCGACCTGCACACCCCGTCGGGCGCCAGCCGCGGGCTCGTGGTGGTGGTCCACGGTGGCTTCTGGAAGGCGCAGTACGGCGCGGACTACGGCGCGCCGCTCGCCCAGGACCTCGCGGCGCGCGGCTGGACCGCGGCCAACGTGGAGTACCGCCGGGTCGGCAACGGCGGCGGCTTCCCCGAGACGCTCGACGACGTCCACGCGGCGATCGGCGCGGTGGCCGACGGCGCCTCCGGCCCGGTCGTCACCCTCGGCCACTCGGCCGGCGGCCACCTCGCCACCTGGGCCGCGGCCCGCGGACGCTTCGACCGCTGGGCGGGCGGCCCGGCGCTGACCCACGTCGTCAGCCAGGCCGGCGTCGTCGACCTGCGCGCCGCGGTCCGCGACCACCTCGGGACCGACGCGGCGCTCGCCTTCCTCGGGGAGCCGAGCGAGGAGGCGTACGCGCAGGCCGACCCGATGACCCAGGTGCCGCTCGACGTCCCGGTCTGGGCGGTCCACGCCCGCGACGACGACACGGTGCCGTTCAGCCAGTCCGAGGACTACGTCGCCGCGGCGACCGGGGCGGGCGCGGAGGCGACGCTCGTGGAGGTCGAGGGCGGCCACTTCGGTGTGATCGACACCGGCAGCAGCGCCTGGGCCGCCTGCGTCGAGGTGCTCGACGGCATCGGCTGA
- a CDS encoding sterol carrier family protein, with the protein MPARLKVLNAAELEGADTKALVKHYLAVLETRAPGKSVEVRVPPFAAVQAIPGVRHTRGTPPAVIETDAATWLDLATGRTTWHEAVDAGRVSASGERTDLTPWLPLGPA; encoded by the coding sequence GTGCCCGCCCGCCTCAAGGTCCTGAACGCTGCCGAGCTGGAGGGCGCCGACACGAAGGCGCTCGTCAAGCACTACCTCGCCGTGCTCGAGACGCGGGCGCCCGGCAAGTCGGTCGAGGTCCGCGTGCCGCCCTTCGCCGCGGTCCAGGCGATCCCCGGCGTGCGGCACACGCGCGGCACCCCGCCGGCGGTCATCGAGACCGACGCCGCGACCTGGCTCGACCTCGCCACGGGGCGTACGACGTGGCACGAGGCCGTCGACGCCGGCCGGGTGTCGGCCAGTGGCGAGCGCACCGACCTCACGCCCTGGCTCCCGCTGGGACCGGCGTGA
- a CDS encoding MFS transporter, giving the protein MPGYRQLSRNRDFTILWIGDTVSELGSALSMFVFPLIAYALSGSALTAALVETAYLGGLCATLLPAGVLADRVDRRRIMLVASGVGCAAYASLAVAGAVGHLTLAHLVAVALVTGVATGAYNPAQTSAIRTVVSTEDLPTALSQNQARQHVASLLGGPLGGALYAVTRWLPFVVDAVSFAIACLTVSRVRTDLSAPRRRPEPLRRQLAEGFGYMWARPFFRTLLAWASMTNLVINALFFVVTLRMVQADVPPAQIGLVSTAAGIGGLLGAAAAPTLIDRLPTGRLTVLVGWACCVPLVPLAFSASPWVACGCTFLLLLLNPVGNAGISSYRMAVTPDHLQGRVGSTSQFVAMSVMPLAPLLGGWLLEHEGGTVAISSLVVATALLAALLTSSRSIRSVPRPSEWPTSMPTAPATVGA; this is encoded by the coding sequence GTGCCCGGATACCGCCAGCTGTCCCGCAACCGCGACTTCACCATCCTCTGGATCGGTGACACCGTCAGCGAGCTCGGGAGCGCCCTGTCGATGTTCGTGTTCCCCCTGATCGCCTATGCACTCAGCGGCTCGGCCCTCACCGCCGCCCTGGTCGAGACGGCCTACCTCGGCGGGCTCTGCGCCACCCTGCTGCCCGCGGGTGTGCTGGCGGACCGCGTGGACCGGAGACGGATCATGCTGGTGGCCAGCGGCGTCGGCTGCGCGGCGTACGCCTCGCTCGCCGTCGCCGGCGCGGTCGGGCACCTCACGCTGGCGCACCTGGTCGCGGTCGCCCTGGTCACGGGGGTCGCGACGGGCGCCTACAACCCGGCCCAGACGTCGGCGATCCGCACCGTGGTCAGCACCGAGGACCTGCCGACGGCGCTCAGCCAGAACCAGGCGCGACAGCACGTCGCCTCGCTCCTCGGCGGCCCGCTCGGTGGCGCGCTCTACGCGGTCACGCGGTGGCTGCCGTTCGTCGTCGACGCCGTCTCGTTCGCGATCGCCTGCCTGACCGTCTCGCGGGTGCGCACCGATCTCAGCGCCCCCCGCCGCCGGCCCGAACCGCTGCGCCGCCAGCTGGCCGAGGGCTTCGGCTACATGTGGGCACGACCGTTCTTCCGGACCCTCCTGGCGTGGGCCTCGATGACGAACCTGGTCATCAACGCGCTCTTCTTCGTCGTCACGCTCCGGATGGTGCAGGCCGACGTGCCCCCGGCACAGATCGGCCTGGTGTCGACCGCCGCCGGCATCGGCGGCCTCCTCGGAGCGGCGGCCGCGCCCACGCTCATCGACCGGCTGCCGACCGGGCGGCTCACCGTGCTCGTCGGCTGGGCCTGCTGCGTGCCGCTCGTGCCGCTCGCCTTCTCCGCCAGCCCGTGGGTCGCGTGCGGCTGCACCTTCCTCCTGCTGCTGCTCAACCCGGTCGGCAACGCCGGCATCAGCTCCTACCGGATGGCGGTCACGCCCGACCACCTCCAGGGCCGCGTCGGCTCGACCAGCCAGTTCGTCGCGATGTCGGTCATGCCGCTCGCCCCGCTGCTCGGCGGCTGGCTGCTCGAGCACGAGGGCGGCACCGTGGCGATCAGCTCCCTCGTCGTCGCCACCGCGCTCCTCGCCGCCCTGCTGACGTCCAGCCGCTCGATCCGCTCGGTGCCGCGGCCGTCGGAGTGGCCCACGTCGATGCCGACCGCGCCCGCGACCGTCGGGGCCTGA
- a CDS encoding winged helix-turn-helix domain-containing protein, with product MDDRRQLSDPRVLRAIAHPARTRILEEMSASGPVRAADVAQALGIPANQASFHLRQLAKYGLVEEAPEEARDRRDRVWRATSTQGYTVNLREMQEMPGGAAAVDVFRANQLASFHAMVDRLFVLDRPEGSGVFSASGHSIRLTDEEAGQLRQEIDDLLDRWTARTKGRGPGRRTYQVMQIVLPSAEVEQP from the coding sequence ATGGACGACCGCCGGCAGCTGAGCGACCCCCGCGTCCTGCGGGCGATCGCCCACCCGGCGCGCACGCGGATCCTCGAGGAGATGTCGGCGTCCGGGCCGGTGCGTGCCGCCGACGTGGCCCAGGCGCTCGGAATCCCGGCCAACCAGGCCAGCTTCCACCTGCGCCAGCTCGCGAAGTACGGCCTGGTCGAGGAGGCCCCGGAGGAGGCGCGTGACCGGCGCGACCGGGTGTGGCGGGCGACCTCGACGCAGGGCTACACGGTGAACCTCCGGGAGATGCAGGAGATGCCCGGCGGCGCGGCGGCCGTCGACGTCTTCCGCGCCAACCAGCTGGCGTCCTTCCACGCGATGGTCGACCGGCTCTTCGTGCTCGACCGGCCCGAGGGGAGCGGGGTGTTCTCCGCCTCCGGGCACTCGATCCGTCTCACCGACGAGGAGGCCGGCCAGCTGCGCCAGGAGATCGACGACCTGCTCGACAGGTGGACCGCCCGCACGAAGGGGCGTGGCCCCGGGCGTCGCACCTACCAGGTCATGCAGATCGTCCTGCCGAGCGCCGAGGTGGAGCAGCCGTGA
- a CDS encoding GNAT family N-acetyltransferase → MHVTSLGFRTDLALLTSAGSVVEDRGTHLVVRTPDNPSYFWGNFLLLAEPPAAGGEREVVGAFHTEFPEADHVSIGIDGDGLPDESRTAFEAAGLEVDVATVLTASELLAPRDVEAEVRALASDEDWEARARLSHQLYPGTSEARFMAFARGKNVQERRLVDAGRGSRFGAFVDGELVSTAAAFVTEQGTARFQSVETHPEHRRRGLAAAVVHAAGRHALDHLAVRTLVIVADADGEAIGIYRRLGLADAERQVMMEKRTGEWATTGA, encoded by the coding sequence ATGCACGTCACGTCCCTGGGATTCCGCACCGACCTGGCCCTGCTCACCTCCGCCGGGAGCGTGGTGGAGGACCGCGGCACGCACCTGGTCGTGCGGACGCCGGACAACCCGTCGTACTTCTGGGGCAACTTCCTCCTGCTCGCGGAGCCTCCGGCGGCGGGCGGCGAGCGGGAGGTCGTCGGGGCGTTCCACACCGAGTTCCCCGAGGCCGACCACGTCAGCATCGGCATCGACGGCGACGGCCTGCCCGACGAGAGCCGGACGGCCTTCGAGGCCGCCGGGCTCGAGGTGGACGTCGCGACCGTGCTCACCGCGTCCGAGCTCCTCGCGCCCCGCGACGTCGAGGCCGAGGTCCGTGCCCTCGCCTCCGACGAGGACTGGGAGGCGCGGGCACGGCTCAGCCACCAGCTCTACCCCGGTACGTCCGAGGCGCGGTTCATGGCGTTCGCCCGCGGCAAGAACGTCCAGGAGCGCCGGCTGGTCGACGCCGGTCGCGGCAGCCGGTTCGGCGCGTTCGTCGACGGCGAGCTGGTCTCGACGGCGGCGGCCTTCGTCACCGAGCAGGGCACGGCGCGCTTCCAGAGCGTCGAGACCCACCCCGAGCACCGCCGTCGCGGCCTCGCCGCAGCGGTGGTCCACGCGGCCGGCCGGCACGCGCTCGACCACCTCGCGGTGCGGACCCTCGTGATCGTCGCCGATGCCGACGGCGAGGCCATCGGGATCTACCGCCGGCTCGGCCTGGCCGACGCCGAGCGGCAGGTGATGATGGAGAAGCGCACGGGGGAGTGGGCGACGACCGGGGCCTGA
- a CDS encoding dipeptidase, whose amino-acid sequence MTVDIPARLAEVMPGLRRDLEDLVRIQSVSADPARAAEVERSAEATRDLFAAEGFDAEIVRAHDGAPPAVIAHKAGPEGSPTVLLYAHHDVQPENDHADWDSPPWEPTERGDRLYGRGAADDKAGIAAHLGAVRIFGDDLPVNLVMFIEGEEEVGSDTLVDLLQAHQERLAADVIVIADSGNWDIGEPALTTSLRGLVRMDVEVRTLTHAVHSGMWGGLVPDAVLTLSKLIATLTDDAGAVAVEGLHAGPAADVEYPEARLRAESGATEGVEWIGHGSIVERLWTQPSISITGFDAPKVDGASNTLVPTARCRISMRIAPGDTTDNAVARLQAHLEKHTPWGATLSTTVVDTGEATQIDASGPAYDAARAAFAEAWDGTAPVDMGVGGSIPFIAEFLEAFPQASVLVTGVEDPDTRAHGANEGLHLAEFEKVVKAEAFLLRNLGELPR is encoded by the coding sequence ATGACAGTCGACATCCCCGCACGCCTCGCCGAGGTCATGCCCGGCCTCCGCCGCGACCTCGAGGACCTGGTCCGCATCCAGTCGGTGTCGGCCGACCCCGCCCGGGCTGCAGAGGTCGAGCGCAGCGCCGAGGCCACGCGCGACCTGTTCGCGGCCGAGGGGTTCGACGCCGAGATCGTGCGCGCCCACGACGGCGCGCCGCCGGCGGTCATCGCCCACAAGGCCGGGCCCGAGGGCTCGCCGACGGTGCTGCTCTACGCCCACCACGACGTCCAGCCCGAGAACGACCACGCCGACTGGGACTCCCCGCCGTGGGAGCCCACCGAGCGCGGCGACCGCCTCTACGGCCGGGGCGCGGCCGACGACAAGGCCGGCATCGCCGCCCACCTGGGCGCCGTCCGGATCTTCGGCGACGACCTGCCGGTCAACCTGGTGATGTTCATCGAGGGCGAGGAGGAGGTCGGCTCCGACACCCTCGTCGACCTGCTCCAGGCCCACCAGGAGCGCCTCGCCGCCGACGTGATCGTGATCGCCGACTCCGGCAACTGGGACATCGGCGAGCCCGCCCTGACCACCAGCCTGCGTGGCCTGGTGCGGATGGACGTCGAGGTCCGCACCCTCACCCACGCCGTCCACAGCGGGATGTGGGGCGGCCTCGTGCCCGACGCGGTCCTCACCCTGAGCAAGCTCATCGCCACCCTGACCGACGACGCCGGCGCGGTGGCCGTCGAGGGCCTGCACGCCGGTCCCGCTGCCGACGTCGAGTACCCCGAGGCCCGCCTGCGTGCCGAGTCCGGCGCCACGGAGGGCGTCGAGTGGATCGGTCACGGCAGCATCGTCGAGCGGCTCTGGACCCAGCCCTCGATCAGCATCACCGGCTTCGACGCCCCCAAGGTCGACGGCGCCTCCAACACGCTCGTCCCGACCGCGCGCTGCCGGATCAGCATGCGCATCGCGCCCGGCGACACCACCGACAACGCGGTGGCGCGGCTCCAGGCGCACCTCGAGAAGCACACGCCGTGGGGCGCGACGCTGTCCACGACGGTCGTCGACACCGGCGAGGCCACGCAGATCGACGCCAGCGGGCCGGCGTACGACGCTGCGCGCGCCGCGTTCGCCGAGGCCTGGGACGGCACCGCGCCGGTCGACATGGGCGTCGGCGGGTCGATCCCGTTCATCGCCGAGTTCCTCGAGGCCTTCCCGCAGGCCAGCGTCCTGGTGACCGGCGTCGAGGACCCCGACACCCGCGCCCACGGCGCCAACGAGGGTCTCCACCTCGCCGAGTTCGAGAAGGTCGTGAAGGCCGAGGCGTTCCTGCTGCGCAACCTGGGCGAGCTGCCCCGCTGA
- a CDS encoding NAD(P)H-binding protein, with product MRVLVLGATGYVGSRLVPHLLAQGHEVVAASSSPPAPARFGWRDGVRAVQCDVTDADAVERTLEGVDAVVYLVHSLDRTDFGDRDRLAAETVARAVGDSGVRRLVYLSGLVPQVPERELSRHIASRLEVERILLGSGTSSVALRAGVVLGAGSTSFEVVRQVATLFVVQPVPLWMRHDVQPVAVSDVLRAVAEMVTGDEEGAVDVGGPDVLSYPDLMAACSRAGRLARLRLPAPVAPPALVGLATALATTAPFHTVTALIESLHHDMVCRPGRTWVPAEGSPLLGVEEAVRLASDPGTTSPEGPLPSDPAWARRGGPLDALPVPATTRQALRLALHRALAVLPGA from the coding sequence ATGCGGGTCCTGGTCCTCGGCGCCACCGGCTACGTCGGCTCCCGGCTCGTCCCGCACCTGCTCGCCCAGGGGCACGAGGTGGTGGCCGCGTCGTCGTCGCCACCGGCTCCTGCGCGCTTCGGGTGGCGCGACGGCGTACGCGCCGTGCAGTGCGACGTCACGGACGCCGACGCCGTCGAGCGGACCCTCGAGGGGGTCGACGCGGTCGTCTACCTCGTGCACTCCCTCGACCGCACCGACTTCGGCGACCGCGACCGGCTCGCCGCCGAGACGGTGGCCCGCGCGGTCGGGGACAGCGGCGTACGCCGCCTGGTCTACCTCTCCGGCCTGGTCCCGCAGGTGCCCGAGCGGGAGCTCTCGCGCCACATCGCCTCCCGGCTGGAGGTGGAGCGCATCCTCCTCGGCAGCGGCACCAGCAGCGTCGCGCTGCGGGCCGGGGTGGTGCTCGGCGCGGGCTCGACCTCGTTCGAGGTGGTCCGGCAGGTGGCGACGCTCTTCGTCGTCCAGCCGGTGCCGCTGTGGATGCGTCACGACGTGCAGCCGGTGGCCGTGTCCGACGTGCTGCGCGCGGTCGCCGAGATGGTCACCGGCGACGAGGAGGGAGCCGTCGACGTCGGCGGCCCCGACGTGCTGTCCTACCCCGACCTGATGGCCGCGTGCTCGCGCGCCGGCCGGCTCGCACGCCTGCGGCTGCCGGCCCCGGTCGCGCCGCCCGCGCTGGTGGGCCTGGCGACCGCGCTCGCCACGACGGCGCCGTTCCACACCGTCACCGCGCTCATCGAGTCGCTGCACCACGACATGGTCTGCCGCCCCGGCCGCACCTGGGTCCCCGCCGAGGGGTCGCCCCTGCTCGGGGTCGAGGAGGCCGTACGCCTCGCCTCCGACCCCGGCACGACCTCGCCGGAGGGGCCGCTCCCGTCCGACCCGGCGTGGGCGCGCCGCGGCGGACCCCTCGACGCGCTGCCGGTCCCGGCCACCACGCGCCAGGCGCTCCGGCTGGCCCTGCACCGGGCGCTCGCGGTCCTCCCGGGGGCCTGA
- a CDS encoding SRPBCC family protein — protein MATFRARDRSSAVLRSDRSAVWAALTDADLMARFTPYVTGIDVDGDRWTWRMGTIPVLGVSVAPRFTEVMELHPEERIDFRHDPARSDEMTAVEGTYLLADHEDGGTDVSIDLEIVVSLPLPGLARPAVERVMGGVVKHMGSVFSRNLLAHLGEA, from the coding sequence ATGGCGACCTTCCGGGCCCGAGACCGCTCCTCGGCCGTCCTGCGGAGCGACCGGAGCGCGGTCTGGGCGGCGCTCACCGACGCCGACCTGATGGCGCGCTTCACTCCCTACGTCACCGGCATCGACGTCGACGGCGACCGCTGGACCTGGCGGATGGGCACCATCCCGGTGCTGGGCGTGTCCGTCGCGCCGCGGTTCACCGAGGTGATGGAGCTGCACCCGGAGGAGCGGATCGACTTCCGCCACGACCCGGCCCGCTCCGACGAGATGACGGCCGTCGAGGGCACCTACCTGCTCGCCGACCACGAGGACGGCGGCACCGACGTGAGCATCGACCTCGAGATCGTGGTCAGCCTGCCGCTGCCGGGGCTCGCCCGGCCGGCGGTCGAGCGGGTGATGGGCGGCGTGGTCAAGCACATGGGCTCGGTCTTCTCGCGCAACCTGCTCGCCCACCTCGGGGAGGCGTGA